The Chryseobacterium nakagawai genome has a segment encoding these proteins:
- a CDS encoding T9SS type A sorting domain-containing protein: MTKKLLEKLAAMLMTLMMSAVVFAQQGYEPIRGMGVEAKPVNNSGICLACYNGSMNPVVDASLDNSVNMGNFASLVSGNGISVKNNNTTYPAGYITGFNVDLGTSFITIDLLSSLRISTYKNGVLQETTTSSTLLSVPAFGGSKNRIFLHFKTTKEFNEVRLYQTNVLSVFSAMNVYYAFAFDPSRVPVDNNGICDDIIAGSGVDGNVSGSSSLLAPLSYVQNKENIGDGNKNSFGKIVLPIGLLGSYSVGVLDKNQVYPSGNRTGFVIEPDDQGKLLSAEFLKNITIETYLFGQLQDSKQLSDGGGLINIKVLGYGSGKQKITLTTTKPFNEVRLKITQTVGFNLGALKVYYAFEEPVSCECDDKIQTSGSAVPGNLVTGSSWTSGPGFLGLILAKMTNPEAIVDNNPSNYATATVPAASIFSIFSAFATVSSNSMLPANTMAGFTVEKAGNILGVSVLENISVTLYNGNSVTDTFTSSGSLISGNFFTTNSNKFYVGGKATKPFNRMKITFNSGTAVRIPQNYYIYNAFASKDDDNDGVPNCFDRCPGGDDSIDDNGNGIPDCAEGCTVVNDKSPTLDTDGDGIVDACDFDSDNDGIPDSMEDFDKNGKFEDDDLEGDILITPILGDAIPNYRDLDSDNDGILDLFESGIPTSVINQIDTDHNGIIDSGVAVGKNGLADILETYPDSGVLKYPIKNTDGDNLPDFLDITSNGSDFDLYQIGKGNFDTLGGGFISTINDSDKDGIQAVVDTDLVKRGAPNSPLSPYASLLKNALTTSAKMKGTSEISQVANDVKIYPNPVKAGESLIITATEEGVYTLFSAEGKMVKSDKFSVRSGIDTSALPTGIYIINIETKSTVKSYKVIVK, from the coding sequence ATGACCAAAAAATTATTAGAGAAACTGGCTGCAATGCTTATGACATTGATGATGTCTGCAGTGGTATTTGCGCAGCAAGGGTATGAACCTATCCGTGGAATGGGGGTGGAGGCAAAACCGGTAAACAATTCCGGGATTTGCTTGGCGTGTTATAACGGAAGTATGAATCCAGTGGTGGATGCCAGTCTGGATAACAGTGTGAATATGGGAAACTTCGCTTCTTTAGTAAGTGGAAATGGAATTTCTGTAAAGAATAACAATACTACTTATCCGGCAGGATATATTACCGGATTTAATGTGGATCTTGGAACAAGTTTTATTACGATTGATCTTTTAAGCTCTTTAAGAATCAGTACGTATAAAAATGGCGTTCTTCAGGAAACGACTACCAGCAGTACACTTTTATCAGTACCAGCATTCGGGGGTAGTAAAAACAGAATATTCTTACATTTTAAGACCACTAAGGAGTTTAATGAAGTTAGATTGTACCAAACCAATGTTCTTTCTGTATTCAGTGCCATGAATGTGTACTATGCATTTGCATTTGATCCTTCCAGGGTACCGGTAGATAACAATGGAATTTGTGATGATATCATTGCAGGAAGTGGTGTGGATGGTAACGTGTCCGGAAGCAGTAGTCTCCTTGCTCCGCTTTCTTATGTTCAGAATAAAGAAAATATTGGAGACGGAAATAAAAACTCTTTTGGGAAAATAGTTCTTCCTATAGGATTATTAGGATCCTATTCAGTAGGAGTTTTAGATAAAAATCAGGTCTATCCGTCAGGAAACAGAACCGGATTTGTAATTGAACCAGATGACCAAGGTAAACTGTTAAGTGCTGAATTTTTAAAGAATATTACAATTGAAACTTATCTATTCGGGCAGCTCCAGGACTCTAAACAGCTTTCCGATGGTGGCGGATTAATTAATATTAAAGTTCTTGGATATGGTTCAGGGAAACAAAAAATAACTTTAACAACCACTAAACCCTTCAATGAAGTAAGATTGAAGATTACGCAGACGGTAGGATTTAATCTGGGAGCACTTAAAGTGTATTATGCTTTTGAAGAGCCGGTATCTTGTGAATGTGATGATAAAATTCAGACCAGCGGTTCAGCAGTACCTGGAAATTTAGTAACAGGATCAAGCTGGACATCAGGGCCTGGATTCCTTGGTCTTATTTTAGCTAAAATGACAAATCCGGAAGCAATTGTAGATAACAATCCGTCCAATTATGCAACGGCAACGGTTCCGGCTGCCTCTATTTTCAGTATTTTCTCCGCATTTGCTACCGTAAGCAGTAATAGTATGCTTCCTGCTAATACGATGGCCGGGTTTACTGTGGAAAAAGCAGGAAATATTCTTGGGGTAAGCGTTCTTGAAAATATTAGCGTAACATTGTATAATGGAAACTCTGTAACAGACACTTTTACCAGCTCAGGAAGTCTTATCAGCGGAAATTTCTTTACAACAAACTCCAATAAATTTTATGTAGGTGGGAAGGCTACGAAACCTTTTAACAGAATGAAGATTACCTTCAATAGTGGTACTGCTGTTCGTATTCCTCAGAACTATTATATTTATAATGCATTTGCTAGTAAAGATGATGATAATGATGGGGTTCCGAATTGTTTTGATCGCTGCCCTGGGGGAGATGACAGTATTGATGATAATGGTAACGGTATTCCGGATTGTGCAGAAGGATGTACAGTGGTGAATGATAAATCGCCAACACTGGACACGGATGGAGACGGAATTGTAGATGCGTGTGATTTTGATTCTGATAATGATGGTATTCCAGATTCTATGGAAGACTTTGATAAAAACGGAAAATTTGAAGACGATGACTTGGAGGGAGATATCTTAATTACTCCTATATTGGGAGATGCTATTCCAAATTACCGTGATCTGGATTCAGATAACGATGGAATTCTAGATCTTTTTGAATCAGGGATTCCAACCTCAGTAATTAACCAGATTGATACAGATCATAATGGTATTATTGATAGTGGTGTGGCTGTAGGGAAAAATGGGTTAGCAGATATCTTGGAAACTTATCCTGATTCCGGAGTTTTAAAATATCCAATTAAAAATACGGATGGAGATAATTTGCCTGATTTCCTTGATATTACATCTAACGGTTCAGACTTTGATCTGTATCAGATAGGAAAAGGTAATTTTGATACATTGGGTGGAGGATTTATCTCTACAATTAATGATAGTGATAAAGATGGTATTCAGGCTGTAGTAGATACAGATCTGGTAAAAAGAGGAGCACCAAATTCTCCACTTTCACCGTATGCTTCATTGTTGAAAAATGCGTTGACAACTTCGGCAAAAATGAAAGGAACTTCTGAAATATCACAAGTAGCTAATGATGTGAAGATCTATCCTAACCCTGTGAAAGCTGGAGAAAGCCTTATAATTACTGCTACAGAAGAAGGAGTTTACACTTTGTTCTCTGCAGAAGGGAAAATGGTGAAGTCTGATAAATTTTCTGTACGTTCAGGTATTGATACCTCTGCGTTGCCTACAGGAATTTATATCATTAACATAGAAACTAAATCAACGGTAAAATCTTATAAAGTGATTGTAAAATAG
- the rplL gene encoding 50S ribosomal protein L7/L12 produces MSDLKNLAETLVNLTVKDVNELATILKDEYGIEPAAAAVVVAAGGAGEAAEEKTEFDVILKSAGASKLAIVKLVKDLTGAGLKEAKDIVDGAPSAIKEGVSKDEAEALKKQLEEAGAEVELK; encoded by the coding sequence ATGTCAGATTTAAAAAATTTAGCTGAAACGCTAGTAAACCTAACTGTAAAAGACGTAAACGAATTAGCTACTATCCTTAAGGATGAGTACGGAATTGAGCCAGCTGCTGCTGCTGTAGTAGTTGCTGCAGGTGGTGCAGGTGAAGCTGCTGAAGAAAAGACTGAATTCGACGTAATTCTTAAGTCTGCAGGTGCTTCTAAATTAGCTATCGTTAAATTAGTAAAAGATTTAACTGGTGCTGGTCTTAAAGAAGCTAAAGATATCGTAGACGGTGCTCCTTCTGCAATCAAAGAAGGTGTTTCTAAAGACGAAGCTGAAGCTCTTAAGAAGCAATTAGAAGAAGCTGGTGCTGAAGTAGAATTGAAATAA
- the rplJ gene encoding 50S ribosomal protein L10, producing the protein MTKDQKVVAIQEIKDLLQDAKVVYVADLDGLNAGKSSDFRRQAFKQNIKVKVVKNTLLQKAMEQIEGVDYSEMFPSFKGNTALMIADTANAPAKLIQGFRKKEEKPALKSAFVQETFYIGDNNLDMLANIKSREEMIGEIIGLLQSPIQRVVSALQNKPETVEAKAEEAAPAVEETPAAEAPEAAAESTEETSAE; encoded by the coding sequence ATGACAAAAGACCAAAAAGTTGTAGCAATACAAGAGATCAAAGATTTGCTTCAGGATGCAAAAGTAGTATACGTAGCAGATTTAGACGGTTTGAACGCTGGTAAATCTTCAGATTTCAGAAGACAGGCTTTCAAGCAAAATATCAAAGTGAAAGTAGTAAAAAATACACTTTTACAAAAAGCAATGGAACAAATTGAAGGAGTAGATTACTCTGAAATGTTCCCATCTTTCAAAGGAAACACAGCATTAATGATTGCTGATACAGCTAATGCTCCTGCGAAACTTATCCAAGGATTCAGAAAGAAAGAAGAAAAGCCAGCTTTAAAGTCTGCTTTTGTTCAAGAAACTTTCTATATTGGTGACAACAACCTAGACATGTTGGCTAACATCAAGTCTAGAGAAGAAATGATCGGTGAAATCATCGGATTACTTCAGTCTCCAATCCAGAGAGTTGTTTCTGCTCTTCAAAACAAACCTGAAACTGTAGAAGCTAAAGCTGAAGAAGCTGCTCCTGCGGTAGAAGAAACTCCTGCTGCTGAAGCTCCAGAAGCTGCTGCAGAAAGCACTGAAGAAACAAGTGCTGAATAA
- the rplA gene encoding 50S ribosomal protein L1, which translates to MAKLTKKQKEALSKVEKGRIYNLEEGSALVKEVNTAKFDASVDIAVRLGVDPRKANQMVRGVVSLPHGTGKDVKVLALVTPDKEAEAKAAGADYVGLDEYLQKIKDGWTDVDVIVTMPAVMGKLGPLGRVLGPRGLMPNPKSGTVTMEIGKAVTEVKAGKIDFKVDKYGIIHAGIGKVSFDAAKIKENAQELISTLIKMKPTAAKGTYVKSIYLSSTMSPGIAIDTKSVN; encoded by the coding sequence ATGGCAAAATTGACTAAAAAGCAAAAGGAAGCTTTAAGCAAAGTAGAAAAAGGAAGAATCTATAACCTTGAAGAAGGTTCAGCTCTTGTAAAAGAAGTGAACACTGCAAAGTTTGATGCTTCTGTAGATATCGCTGTAAGATTAGGTGTAGACCCAAGAAAAGCAAACCAAATGGTAAGAGGTGTTGTATCTCTTCCTCACGGTACTGGTAAAGATGTTAAAGTTTTGGCTTTAGTAACTCCAGATAAAGAAGCAGAAGCTAAAGCTGCTGGTGCTGATTATGTAGGTCTAGACGAATATTTACAAAAAATTAAAGATGGTTGGACAGATGTTGACGTTATCGTTACTATGCCAGCTGTAATGGGTAAATTAGGTCCATTAGGTAGAGTATTAGGTCCAAGAGGTTTAATGCCTAACCCTAAATCAGGAACTGTAACCATGGAAATTGGTAAAGCAGTAACTGAGGTGAAAGCAGGTAAAATTGATTTCAAAGTAGACAAGTATGGTATCATCCACGCTGGTATTGGTAAAGTATCTTTCGATGCTGCTAAGATCAAAGAAAATGCGCAGGAATTGATCTCTACATTGATCAAAATGAAGCCAACTGCTGCTAAAGGAACTTATGTGAAGTCTATCTATTTGTCTTCTACAATGAGCCCAGGTATTGCAATTGATACTAAATCTGTTAACTAA
- the rplK gene encoding 50S ribosomal protein L11 — protein sequence MAKKVFKMVKLQVKGGAANPSPPVGPALGSAGVNIMEFCKQFNGRTQDKPGQVLPVVITVYEDKSFEFVIKTPPAAIQLMDAAKIKGGSGEPNRNKVGSVTWEQVKKIAEDKMADLNCFTMDSAVSMVAGTARSMGLRVTGTKPTFNA from the coding sequence ATGGCTAAGAAAGTCTTTAAAATGGTAAAGCTTCAGGTGAAAGGTGGCGCAGCTAACCCTTCTCCACCAGTAGGTCCAGCATTGGGTTCTGCAGGTGTGAACATCATGGAGTTTTGTAAGCAATTTAACGGAAGAACCCAAGATAAGCCAGGGCAAGTTTTACCTGTAGTAATTACAGTATACGAAGACAAATCTTTTGAATTCGTTATTAAAACTCCACCTGCAGCAATTCAGTTAATGGATGCGGCTAAGATCAAGGGAGGTTCTGGTGAACCAAACAGAAACAAAGTAGGTTCTGTAACTTGGGAACAAGTAAAGAAAATCGCTGAAGATAAAATGGCGGATCTTAACTGTTTTACAATGGACTCTGCTGTTTCTATGGTTGCAGGTACTGCTAGATCTATGGGATTAAGAGTAACAGGAACTAAACCAACTTTTAACGCTTAA
- a CDS encoding T9SS type A sorting domain-containing protein, whose protein sequence is MKKLLILFIGLSIGFMGKAQWNPALDQNLLITSVGGSSFAETMSDGKTYIGFWKSVPAPVNFELWVQILDQNGNKQLGPNGIKVTDQIPMGTYTVVEKTAVDTSDNLYIGVTGTGAGTPGYIFKITPQGISEWPTGISLGEAYLPTILPLPEGNIVVGYFPPSQKYTKVQMFDVNGQPVWANPVQVVSNDLTKNTIPADLFKLSGDECELIFHKQISFGTTSYLFAQKINLKSGTLIWDIPQQITAKSTVYNTKYTGAVDGDVVYYGYSTGENMRFDGFLQRVNPDGSLPWGVSGVDFDTNQTYFEKDMKVAFTQGSPYIWSIANYSSSSQGENGEFVQKFDKNTGTRLFTDNAKQVFPVDNTSMFHYSNLQLVNDKPFFVVQKKEGTALNVSLNAVLLKDSGDFEWAQHYLPMATFPASKAYTTVLRPINGQAVIVFKETKNTEEAPTGIYAQNLIFPDGTMGTQDVSGKKGNIKLYPNPAVDLIHIDGLKDQDFKIYNTAGQLVKSGFMKQGLIDVRDLIKGTYILKMKEKEESLKLIKK, encoded by the coding sequence ATGAAAAAATTACTTATTCTTTTTATAGGTCTCTCCATAGGTTTTATGGGAAAAGCACAATGGAATCCCGCATTGGATCAAAATCTATTGATAACCAGTGTAGGTGGGAGCTCTTTTGCTGAAACCATGAGTGATGGAAAAACTTATATTGGATTCTGGAAAAGTGTACCGGCCCCGGTTAATTTTGAACTTTGGGTGCAAATTTTGGATCAAAATGGAAATAAACAATTAGGACCAAATGGAATTAAAGTTACAGATCAGATTCCAATGGGAACTTACACCGTTGTAGAAAAAACAGCTGTAGATACATCAGATAACCTTTACATCGGGGTAACTGGAACCGGTGCGGGAACTCCAGGGTATATTTTTAAAATTACTCCTCAAGGTATCTCGGAATGGCCAACCGGAATTAGCTTGGGAGAAGCTTATTTACCAACAATTCTGCCATTGCCTGAAGGGAATATTGTGGTTGGATACTTTCCTCCAAGCCAAAAATATACTAAAGTACAGATGTTTGATGTTAATGGCCAGCCAGTATGGGCAAATCCTGTTCAGGTTGTTTCAAATGATCTTACCAAAAATACAATACCTGCTGATCTCTTTAAACTGAGCGGAGATGAATGTGAGCTTATTTTTCATAAGCAAATATCGTTTGGTACTACCAGTTATTTGTTTGCCCAAAAGATAAATCTGAAAAGTGGTACATTGATTTGGGATATCCCTCAACAGATTACTGCTAAATCTACAGTTTATAATACAAAATATACAGGGGCAGTAGATGGGGATGTGGTGTATTATGGCTATAGTACCGGTGAGAATATGAGATTTGATGGATTTCTTCAAAGAGTCAATCCAGATGGTTCTCTTCCATGGGGTGTTTCCGGAGTGGATTTTGATACCAATCAGACTTATTTTGAAAAAGATATGAAGGTCGCTTTTACACAAGGATCTCCTTACATCTGGTCTATTGCAAATTATAGTTCTTCTTCTCAGGGAGAAAATGGAGAGTTTGTACAGAAATTCGATAAAAATACGGGGACCAGATTGTTTACTGATAATGCCAAGCAAGTATTTCCGGTAGATAACACATCTATGTTCCATTATAGTAATCTACAGCTGGTAAATGATAAACCCTTTTTTGTGGTACAGAAAAAAGAAGGTACTGCACTTAATGTATCTCTGAATGCTGTTCTGTTAAAAGATAGCGGCGATTTTGAATGGGCGCAGCACTATCTTCCAATGGCAACCTTTCCTGCATCTAAAGCTTATACAACCGTTTTAAGGCCAATCAATGGACAAGCAGTAATCGTGTTTAAGGAAACTAAAAATACAGAAGAGGCTCCAACGGGAATTTATGCACAGAATCTAATTTTTCCTGATGGTACGATGGGGACACAAGATGTTTCAGGGAAAAAAGGCAATATTAAGCTTTACCCAAATCCGGCAGTAGATCTTATTCATATAGATGGATTAAAAGATCAGGATTTCAAAATTTATAATACAGCTGGACAACTTGTGAAATCTGGATTTATGAAACAAGGACTTATTGATGTTAGAGATCTTATAAAAGGAACTTATATCTTAAAGATGAAAGAAAAAGAAGAAAGCCTGAAGTTGATCAAAAAATAA
- a CDS encoding tetratricopeptide repeat protein, whose amino-acid sequence MREKLSFIWLLLFSFVLCYGQKEEYEQHMNNANELKFKDWKKAEINIQQAKKSVSDDDLGDFYLEAAKIYSDVNYFDLALDYLNKAYHIFWGKDEEKTAKIDGVFAYIYSQLNDTRKAVTYYKKLLSFYQKQKRQTETIKALNNLGNAYLVLSKLDSSRYYFEEGLKSFETYDNPVLKAFVFSNFGKLNFLEGNEIKAENYLLEANTILKKNTIEDHKSNYQVNYNLANFYIETQNPEKALLYAQNVGKYIISNGVNFDNTNYLRTLYKAFQLNKDYKHSVETFKKYDSIRELLNIEEKAVNVERLKVQHEYELQNKLDKIEQDKKNMLYVVLFIILLLFIVISVLLLINFRNKAEKLRLEKKLIENREKQLEIDNQMKEKMLVYKSMEQSKIEEIFKSLLERINVLKSKLKDSEINEVSRIINEIKLNTKNDSWGDFEYHFLNIHESFYENLDCKHPGLTNYDKRLAAMLKLKLSTKEISNLLNVTPKTIENSRTRLRKKMNLTNTKEDLAQYLNEF is encoded by the coding sequence ATGAGAGAAAAACTGTCTTTTATATGGCTGCTGCTGTTTTCATTTGTATTGTGCTATGGGCAGAAGGAGGAATATGAACAACATATGAACAATGCCAATGAGCTAAAGTTCAAAGATTGGAAAAAGGCAGAAATTAATATACAACAAGCAAAAAAAAGTGTAAGTGATGATGATTTGGGAGATTTTTATCTTGAAGCAGCGAAAATCTACAGCGATGTAAATTATTTTGATCTGGCATTGGATTATTTAAACAAAGCTTATCATATATTTTGGGGGAAAGATGAAGAAAAAACAGCTAAAATAGATGGGGTTTTCGCTTATATTTATTCGCAGCTCAATGATACCAGGAAAGCTGTTACTTACTATAAAAAGCTTTTGAGCTTTTATCAAAAACAAAAAAGGCAAACAGAAACTATCAAAGCGCTTAATAACTTAGGAAATGCCTATTTGGTTTTGTCGAAATTGGATTCTTCAAGATACTATTTTGAAGAAGGATTGAAATCTTTTGAAACTTATGATAATCCGGTTTTAAAAGCATTTGTATTTTCAAATTTTGGTAAGCTTAACTTTCTTGAAGGGAATGAGATTAAGGCAGAAAATTATCTGCTTGAAGCCAATACTATTTTAAAAAAGAATACTATTGAAGATCATAAATCAAATTATCAGGTTAATTACAATCTAGCTAACTTCTATATAGAAACCCAAAATCCTGAAAAAGCTTTACTCTATGCTCAAAATGTAGGAAAATATATAATTTCTAACGGAGTAAATTTTGATAATACAAATTATTTAAGAACCCTTTATAAAGCCTTTCAGCTGAATAAAGATTATAAACATTCTGTAGAAACTTTTAAAAAATATGATTCTATCCGAGAGCTGTTGAATATAGAAGAAAAAGCAGTGAATGTAGAACGACTGAAAGTACAGCACGAATATGAACTGCAAAATAAGCTGGATAAAATAGAACAGGATAAAAAGAACATGCTGTATGTAGTTCTGTTTATTATTCTCCTGTTGTTTATAGTAATCAGCGTTTTATTGCTGATTAATTTCAGAAACAAAGCAGAAAAGCTCCGTCTTGAAAAAAAACTGATTGAGAACCGAGAAAAACAACTTGAAATAGATAATCAGATGAAAGAAAAAATGCTGGTCTATAAGTCAATGGAGCAATCTAAAATAGAGGAGATCTTTAAATCGTTGCTGGAGCGGATAAATGTTCTGAAGTCTAAACTTAAAGACAGCGAAATCAATGAGGTTTCTAGGATTATCAATGAAATTAAGCTGAATACTAAAAATGATTCATGGGGAGATTTTGAGTACCATTTTCTGAATATCCATGAATCGTTTTACGAAAATCTGGATTGCAAACATCCTGGATTGACTAATTATGACAAACGATTGGCGGCGATGCTGAAACTTAAATTATCTACAAAAGAAATTTCAAACTTACTAAATGTAACGCCAAAAACAATTGAAAATTCAAGAACACGCTTAAGGAAAAAAATGAATCTTACCAATACTAAAGAAGATCTTGCTCAATATTTGAATGAATTTTAA